From the genome of Acidimicrobiales bacterium, one region includes:
- a CDS encoding alpha/beta fold hydrolase — MDVPAGVACVAVGAGLAPHLWKHGPLTMQVAAVAWTTVGLLLGALGVIRLGRKRGVIWRLDLVALALISAATAAFVAAPAVAATHVPRPLVGATPSSVGLAMSATRLKTDDGVQLAAWYVASTNRAAVVLLHGAGSTRSNVLQQAAALSRGGFGVLMIDARGHGASGGRAMDFGWHGDADVAAALNYLAHRADVDPSRLGVVGLSMGGEEAIGASGSNDAIRAVVAEGATGRVAGDHAWLSDAYGVRGTVTELLARPRDWVTGLLTDAPRPQTLRAAAAASAGTKYLLITGGRVADERYAADYIASGAPTRTQIWTIPGAGHTAGMRVAGMEWERRVVAFLRTALRVDG, encoded by the coding sequence ATGGACGTCCCGGCCGGCGTGGCCTGTGTCGCCGTCGGCGCCGGGCTTGCGCCGCACCTGTGGAAGCACGGGCCGCTGACGATGCAGGTCGCCGCGGTGGCGTGGACGACCGTTGGGCTTTTGTTGGGTGCCCTCGGCGTCATCCGTCTCGGCCGAAAGCGCGGAGTGATTTGGCGTCTCGACCTCGTCGCCCTCGCGCTGATTTCGGCGGCGACTGCTGCCTTCGTCGCCGCCCCCGCCGTCGCCGCCACCCACGTGCCACGGCCGTTGGTGGGCGCGACGCCGTCGAGCGTCGGCTTGGCGATGTCGGCGACGCGCTTGAAGACCGACGACGGCGTGCAGCTTGCGGCTTGGTACGTGGCATCGACCAACCGCGCCGCCGTTGTGCTGCTGCACGGCGCGGGATCCACACGCTCGAACGTGTTGCAGCAAGCAGCTGCGCTGTCACGCGGCGGATTCGGCGTGCTCATGATCGACGCCCGCGGCCACGGCGCCAGCGGCGGACGCGCCATGGACTTCGGCTGGCATGGCGACGCCGACGTCGCTGCCGCGCTGAACTACCTCGCGCATCGCGCCGACGTCGACCCCAGCCGCCTCGGCGTCGTCGGCCTGTCCATGGGCGGAGAGGAGGCCATCGGTGCCAGCGGCTCGAACGACGCGATCCGCGCCGTCGTCGCCGAGGGCGCCACCGGCCGCGTTGCCGGCGATCACGCGTGGCTCTCCGACGCGTACGGCGTTCGGGGCACGGTCACCGAACTGCTCGCACGCCCGCGCGATTGGGTGACGGGCCTCCTCACGGATGCGCCCCGTCCACAGACACTGCGCGCCGCGGCCGCAGCCAGCGCAGGCACCAAGTACCTCCTCATCACCGGCGGGCGCGTCGCCGACGAACGCTACGCCGCCGACTACATCGCCAGCGGCGCGCCCACCCGCACACAGATCTGGACGATCCCGGGTGCGGGCCACACCGCCGGCATGCGCGTCGCCGGCATGGAGTGGGAACGTCGCGTCGTCGCGTTCCTGCGCACTGCGCTGCGGGTCGACGGCTAG